In a genomic window of Quercus lobata isolate SW786 chromosome 4, ValleyOak3.0 Primary Assembly, whole genome shotgun sequence:
- the LOC115986080 gene encoding beta-amyrin 28-monooxygenase-like — protein MDFFPNLFHLVFLCISFSLIFLIFKQKSTRAKLPPGKTGWPVIGETLEFAMAGTPETFIKDRMSKYSRYLFKTSMFGENMAVFCGASGNKFLFTNEKKYVISWWPRSVEKVMFSPETLENFVPEDYITIRRAIVEFLKLEALQHFIPIMDSMAKEHLETNWSPYGQVKVLPLSMKYTFAFGCRLFMSITDRNYVAILADPFAQIKDGLMSLPINIPGTSFNRAFKAGKVIHQKLLEVIQQRKKENRE, from the coding sequence ATGGATTTCTTCCCAAACCTGTTTCACCTTGTATTCCTTTGTATTTCGTTCTCACTCATCTTCctcatatttaaacaaaaatcaacTCGTGCCAAGTTGCCACCTGGTAAAACAGGATGGCCTGTCATTGGGGAAACATTGGAATTTGCCATGGCTGGAACCCCAGAGACGTTCATTAAGGACAGAATGAGCAAATACTCGCGATATCTCTTCAAAACCTCAATGTTTGGAGAGAACATGGCTGTGTTTTGTGGAGCTTCCGGAAACAAGTTTCTGTTCACCAACGAGAAAAAATATGTCATCTCTTGGTGGCCACGTTCCGtggaaaaagttatgttttctCCCGAAACTCTTGAAAACTTTGTCCCAGAAGATTATATTACAATACGGAGAGCCATAGTTGAATTTCTCAAGCTAGAAGCTCTTCAACATTTCATACCTATCATGGACTCCATGGCAAAGGAACACTTGGAGACAAATTGGTCTCCTTACGGACAAGTCAAGGTTTTGCCGCTTTCAATGAAGTATACCTTTGCATTCGGTTGTAGGTTGTTTATGAGTATCACAGATCGCAACTATGTGGCAATATTGGCTGATCCCTTTGCGCAGATCAAAGATGGTTTAATGTCTCTGCCTATAAATATCCCTGGCACATCCTTTAACCGTGCATTTAAAGCAGGCAAAGTTATTCACCAGAAGCTTTTAGAAGTTATCCAACAGAGGAAGAAGGAGAACAGAGAATAA
- the LOC115986079 gene encoding beta-amyrin 28-monooxygenase-like — protein sequence MDFFSNLLHLVLLCISFSLIFLIYKQKSTRAKFPPGKKGWPVIGETLEFGMAGKRGTPEMFINDRMSKYSQELFKTSLFCENMAVFCGASGNKFLFSNENKYVISWLPPFFLKVLLPESLENFSPEDSIKIRRAVVEFLMPETLQYFIPIMDSMAKKHLETDWSPYKQVKVLPLSMKYTFALACRLFMSITDPNHVTTFADPFALIVDGLTSVPINIPGTNFNRAIKAGKVIHQELLEVIQQRKKDLLSENNATVARDFITHTLLALDENGRSVMNDLLISSNIVGLLLAGHDTTSSAITFVLKYLADFPHVYNEVLKEQMEIARSKGPNDLLNWDDIKKMKYSWNVAREAMRLIPPSSGTFREAITDFTYAGFTIPKGWKAYWTPHSTHKNPKYFPNPEKFDPSRFESNGPAPYTFVPFGGGPRICPGREYARLEILVFMHNVVTRFKWEKAILDEKITCKLSPIPVDGLPIYLKPHNHIY from the exons ATGGATTTCTTCTCAAATCTGCTGCACCTTGTACTCCTTTGTATTTCCTTCTCACTCATCTTTCTCATCTATAAGCAAAAATCAACTCGTGCCAAGTTTCCACCAGGTAAAAAGGGATGGCCTGTGATTGGGGAAACATTGGAATTTGGCATGGCTGGGAAAAGAGGCACACCAGAGATGTTCATTAACGACAGAATGAGCAAATACTCGCAGGAACTCTTCAAAACCTCACTGTTTTGTGAGAACATGGCTGTGTTTTGTGGTGCTTCGGGAAACAAGTTTCTGTTCTCCAATGAGAACAAATATGTCATCTCTTGGTTGCCGCCTTTCTTTCTAAAAGTTCTCCTTCCAGAATCTCTTGAAAACTTTTCCCCTGAAGATTCTATCAAAATAAGGAGGGCTGTGGTTGAATTTCTCATGCCAGAAACTCTTCAATATTTCATACCTATCATGGACTCCATGGCAAAGAAACACTTGGAGACAGATTGGTCTCCTTACAAACAAGTCAAGGTTTTGCCACTTTCAATGAAGTATACCTTTGCACTGGCTTGTAGGTTGTTTATGAGTATCACAGATCCCAACCATGTGACAACATTTGCTGATCCCTTTGCCCTTATCGTAGATGGTTTAACGTCTGTGCCTATAAATATCCCAGGCACAAACTTTAACCGCGCCATTAAAGCAGGCAAAGTTATTCACCAGGAGCTTTTAGAAGTAATCCAACAGAGGAAGAAAGATCTGCTATCAGAGAATAATGCGACGGTTGCTCGTGACTTTATAACTCACACGCTTCTTGCATTAGATGAGAACGGCAGGTCAGTTATGAACGACTTGTTAATTTCTAGCAACATTGTGGGCTTACTTCTTGCTGGACATGATACCACTAGTTCTGCCATCACATTCGTGTTGAAGTATCTAGCAGACTTCCCTCATGTTTACAATGAGGTCTTAAAAG AGCAAATGGAAATTGCAAGATCTAAGGGTCCGAATGATTTGTTGAATTGGGATGACATTAAGAAAATGAAGTACTCTTGGAATGTGGCGCGTGAGGCAATGAGGCTAATACCGCCTTCTTCAGGAACATTTAGAGAGGCTATAACGGACTTCACTTATGCAGGATTTACTATTCCTAAAGGGTGGAAG GCATATTGGACTCCACATTCAACACACAAAAATCCTAAATACTTTCCCAATCCTGAGAAATTTGATCCTTCAAGATTTGAAAGTAATGGTCCAGCACCTTACACATTTGTACCATTTGGAGGAGGACCTAGAATTTGCCCTGGGAGGGAGTATGCTCGATTAGAAATACTAGTGTTTATGCATAATGTGGTGACAAGATTCAAGTGGGAGAAAGCAATTTTGGATGAAAAGATTACTTGCAAACTATCGCCTATTCCTGTTGATGGTCTTCCGATTTACCTTAAGcctcataatcatatatattag